One window of Nicotiana tomentosiformis chromosome 11, ASM39032v3, whole genome shotgun sequence genomic DNA carries:
- the LOC104096205 gene encoding uncharacterized protein isoform X2, which yields MQQLLPIALRGLLPMNVLKSIIELSNFFRDICSTVMNIGELEKLQDRVAITLCHLERIFSPSFFDIMEHLVIHLAEEAKIGGPPQYRSMWAFERSHPEGSIAEGYPNQECMIFCSRYLHDVETKLNRPLRNYGLYNEIPNQEGRQSTKIDGFTLDDITHARAHTYILFNFATISPYRDEHIKEIKKQNPRLSRHDVDRIHNKKFHIWFRNYVEKIHMAGEQIPEEIQNLAIGPSKQAKRMSEYISNGVRYLTKSRDGKLKTQNSGVMVKASTQSYASARDRNPILAEVTFYGILTDMIELYYTANLKFTLVNFSHLLYKR from the exons ATGCAACAACTCCTTCCTATTGCTTTGCGAGGCCTCCTTCCCATGAATGTCCTTAAGTCAATTATCGAATTAAGCAACTTTTTTAGGGACATTTGTTCAACAGTTATGAATATAGGTGAATTAGAAAAACTCCAAGATCGAGTTGCAATAACTCTTTGTCATTTGGAGAGAATATTTTCTCCATCTTTTTTTGATATCATGGAACATCTAGTCATCCATTTAGCTGAAGAGGCAAAGATTGGTGGACCTCCACAATACCGTTCGATGTGGGCATTTGAAAG AAGCCATCCAGAAGGTTCAATTGCAGAGGGATATCCAAATCAAGAGTGCATGATATTCTGCTCAAGATATTTACATGATGTGGAGACAAAGTTAAATCGACCTTTAAGAAATTATGGTTTGTATAATGAGATTCCAAATCAAGAGGGTCGTCAGTCAACTAAAATTGACGGGTTTACGCTTGATGACATTACCCATGCCCGAGCGCACacatatattttatttaattttgctaCCATATCTCCATATCGCGA TGAGCATATAAAAGAAATCAAGAAGCAAAATCCTCGTCTATCGAGACATGATGTGGATCGGATTCACAATAAAAAATTTCATATATGGTTTAGAAACTAT GTTGAGAAGATACATATGGCAGGTGAGCAAATACCAGAAGAAATTCAAAATCTAGCTATTGGCCCATCAAAGCAAGCAAAAAGGATGAGCGAATATATAAGTAATGGAGTTAGATACCTAACAAAGTCTCGTGATGGAAAGCTAAAAACACAAAATAGTGGAGTTATGGTAAAGGCTTCCACTCAGAGCTATGCAAGCGCAAGAGACAGAAATCCCATATTAGCAGAAGTCACCTTTTATGGAATTCTGACGGACATGATTGAGTTGTATTATACCGCAAACCTCAAGTTTACTCTTGTTAATTTTTCTCATCTACTCTACAAAAGGTAG
- the LOC104096205 gene encoding uncharacterized protein isoform X1, whose protein sequence is MQQLLPIALRGLLPMNVLKSIIELSNFFRDICSTVMNIGELEKLQDRVAITLCHLERIFSPSFFDIMEHLVIHLAEEAKIGGPPQYRSMWAFERYLLTFKNYVRNRSHPEGSIAEGYPNQECMIFCSRYLHDVETKLNRPLRNYGLYNEIPNQEGRQSTKIDGFTLDDITHARAHTYILFNFATISPYRDEHIKEIKKQNPRLSRHDVDRIHNKKFHIWFRNYVEKIHMAGEQIPEEIQNLAIGPSKQAKRMSEYISNGVRYLTKSRDGKLKTQNSGVMVKASTQSYASARDRNPILAEVTFYGILTDMIELYYTANLKFTLVNFSHLLYKR, encoded by the exons ATGCAACAACTCCTTCCTATTGCTTTGCGAGGCCTCCTTCCCATGAATGTCCTTAAGTCAATTATCGAATTAAGCAACTTTTTTAGGGACATTTGTTCAACAGTTATGAATATAGGTGAATTAGAAAAACTCCAAGATCGAGTTGCAATAACTCTTTGTCATTTGGAGAGAATATTTTCTCCATCTTTTTTTGATATCATGGAACATCTAGTCATCCATTTAGCTGAAGAGGCAAAGATTGGTGGACCTCCACAATACCGTTCGATGTGGGCATTTGAAAG gtaCTTGCTTACTTTTAAAAATTATGTGAGGAATAGAAGCCATCCAGAAGGTTCAATTGCAGAGGGATATCCAAATCAAGAGTGCATGATATTCTGCTCAAGATATTTACATGATGTGGAGACAAAGTTAAATCGACCTTTAAGAAATTATGGTTTGTATAATGAGATTCCAAATCAAGAGGGTCGTCAGTCAACTAAAATTGACGGGTTTACGCTTGATGACATTACCCATGCCCGAGCGCACacatatattttatttaattttgctaCCATATCTCCATATCGCGA TGAGCATATAAAAGAAATCAAGAAGCAAAATCCTCGTCTATCGAGACATGATGTGGATCGGATTCACAATAAAAAATTTCATATATGGTTTAGAAACTAT GTTGAGAAGATACATATGGCAGGTGAGCAAATACCAGAAGAAATTCAAAATCTAGCTATTGGCCCATCAAAGCAAGCAAAAAGGATGAGCGAATATATAAGTAATGGAGTTAGATACCTAACAAAGTCTCGTGATGGAAAGCTAAAAACACAAAATAGTGGAGTTATGGTAAAGGCTTCCACTCAGAGCTATGCAAGCGCAAGAGACAGAAATCCCATATTAGCAGAAGTCACCTTTTATGGAATTCTGACGGACATGATTGAGTTGTATTATACCGCAAACCTCAAGTTTACTCTTGTTAATTTTTCTCATCTACTCTACAAAAGGTAG
- the LOC104096205 gene encoding uncharacterized protein isoform X3, which yields MPQPPQNWPQNEGQAIRSGKSRNDSHEIENFLVKNNLSDLGGPTMMHSGWGKDGGILHVEFNNLSQAIGPDAARLSSKLGVIARNDILAPLNHKDWRLVPKLYKNRILAYIKENTDATEDMRRMLMISVGSKWK from the exons ATGCCTCAACCACCTCAAAACTGGCCACAAAATGAAGGACAAGCTATCCGATCTGGTAAATCAAGAAATGATTCACATGAAATAGAAAATTTCCTAG TGAAGAACAATCTAAGCGACCTAGGGGGTCCTACTATGATGCACTCAGGATGGGgaaaagatggtggcattttacATGTTGAATTCAATAATCTTAGCCAAGCTATTGGGCCTGATGCAGCTAGATTGAGTTCAAAACTTGGTGTCATAGCGCGAAATGACATTTTAGCTCCCTTAAATCATAAAGATTGGAGGCTTGTACCTAAACTGTATAAGAATAGGATATTGGCTTATATTAAG GAAAATACTGATGCTACTGAGGATATGAGACGTATGTTGATGATATCGGTTGGATCTAAATGGAAATAA
- the LOC104096207 gene encoding protein GLUTAMINE DUMPER 5-like encodes MTNLESSSSAISPVGPPRSPWHSPVPYLFGGLAAMLGLIAFALLILACSYWRLSGYLENNEGENGDDLEAGEGNNNGNGSDVKVAPPVFEEKFLVIMAGEMNPTFIATPISSRVSSFGSSSSGCTTSSESGTEKLEGEEEGEKKQENGVSSLSLENIESAPNMER; translated from the coding sequence ATGACGAATTTAGAGTCATCTTCTTCCGCTATTTCTCCGGTTGGGCCGCCACGATCGCCGTGGCACTCACCGGTACCGTATTTATTCGGTGGATTAGCAGCTATGTTAGGACTTATTGCATTTGCTTTATTAATATTAGCTTGTTCTTATTGGAGACTTTCGGGTTACCTTGAAAATAATGAAGGTGAAAATGGAGATGATCTTGAAGCTGGAGAAGGGAATAATAATGGTAATGGATCTGATGTTAAGGTTGCACCACCAGTTTTTGAAGAGAAGTTTTTGGTTATTATGGCTGGAGAAATGAATCCAACTTTTATTGCTACACCTATATCTAGTAGGGTTTCATCTTttggtagtagtagtagtggttGTACTACGAGCAGTGAGAGTGGTACGGAGAAATTGGAGGGAGAAGAGGAGGGAGAGAAGAAACAAGAAAATGGGGTCTCGAGTTTGAGTTTGGAAAATATAGAAAGTGCTCCTAATATGGAACGCTAG